In the genome of Chloroflexota bacterium, one region contains:
- a CDS encoding monomethylamine:corrinoid methyltransferase, whose protein sequence is MTLDRERLMQVLDRAHSGPLCEPFQWDTEVIPQTIAANLKRYDLQKTCEPDNPINQDDNLADRFFQAAMDTAVEVGLLCLDTQRVIKFSRAEIQQALDAAPSEFRLGEGEEMAVFRHRTFEDPFPPVWIAPLSIAVTEELFVPIAEGIARLPEVDCLEGPSLQTIWGSQLRAGSPYELLAGKLQADLTYEALRRAGREGMGLYAVGTAPTHYGVLGSYGIPGGYKPERDIVLLLTPVEMKTSYEVLHKLCQTYNCGGITYGGSWSMIGGYAGGPEGATLSCIACTLLLYTAYQASNGASFPYDMKYMGNCGRRAQWALSLVFQALSRNTHICTNSVLNQTAGPATKMLLYESAVGMLNLTVSGASSCTGPRSAGGKYTNYITPLETKFAGEVFKKTAGMSRARANDIALKLLPLYESDLGRSPKGKSFPECYDVKTLQPTDEWRRIYDEVKDEVIRAGILLD, encoded by the coding sequence ATGACGCTGGATCGCGAGAGATTGATGCAGGTTTTGGACAGGGCCCACTCAGGTCCCCTTTGTGAGCCGTTCCAGTGGGATACCGAGGTTATTCCTCAGACCATCGCGGCGAACCTCAAGAGATATGACTTGCAGAAGACGTGCGAACCTGACAACCCCATCAACCAGGACGATAACCTGGCGGACCGCTTCTTCCAGGCAGCCATGGATACGGCTGTAGAGGTGGGCTTACTGTGCCTGGACACGCAGCGGGTGATCAAGTTTAGCCGCGCGGAGATCCAGCAGGCGCTGGATGCCGCTCCGTCCGAGTTCAGGCTGGGGGAAGGGGAAGAAATGGCTGTGTTCCGGCATAGAACTTTTGAGGACCCCTTCCCTCCGGTGTGGATCGCTCCCTTGAGCATCGCCGTGACCGAGGAGTTGTTCGTCCCCATCGCGGAGGGCATCGCACGCCTCCCGGAGGTAGACTGCCTGGAAGGGCCATCTCTCCAAACCATCTGGGGCAGCCAACTGCGCGCTGGGTCGCCCTACGAGCTGCTCGCTGGCAAACTGCAAGCGGACTTGACCTACGAGGCCCTGCGGCGCGCCGGGCGCGAAGGCATGGGGTTGTACGCCGTGGGCACGGCCCCCACGCATTACGGCGTTCTGGGCAGCTATGGTATCCCCGGCGGGTACAAGCCCGAAAGAGACATCGTTCTGCTGCTCACCCCCGTGGAAATGAAAACCTCGTACGAAGTGCTGCACAAACTGTGCCAGACCTACAACTGCGGCGGCATCACCTATGGCGGCTCCTGGTCCATGATCGGAGGGTATGCTGGCGGGCCAGAGGGGGCCACCCTTTCCTGCATCGCCTGCACGCTCCTGCTGTACACGGCCTACCAGGCTTCCAACGGAGCATCCTTCCCCTACGACATGAAGTACATGGGCAACTGCGGGCGCAGGGCACAGTGGGCGCTGAGCCTGGTGTTCCAGGCGTTAAGCCGCAACACCCATATTTGCACCAACTCGGTTCTGAATCAGACGGCGGGGCCGGCGACCAAAATGTTGCTGTACGAGTCAGCGGTGGGCATGCTGAACCTGACCGTGTCGGGGGCGTCGTCCTGCACCGGCCCGAGGAGCGCAGGGGGCAAGTATACCAACTACATTACCCCGCTTGAAACCAAGTTCGCGGGCGAAGTGTTCAAGAAGACGGCTGGCATGAGCCGCGCCCGGGCCAATGACATCGCCCTCAAACTTCTGCCCCTTTACGAGTCCGATTTAGGGAGGTCCCCGAAGGGCAAGAGTTTCCCGGAGTGCTACGACGTGAAGACGCTGCAGCCTACGGATGAGTGGCGGCGAATCTACGACGAGGTTAAGGACGAAGTGATCAGGGCAGGCATCCTGCTAGATTAG
- a CDS encoding cobalamin-dependent protein (Presence of a B(12) (cobalamin)-binding domain implies dependence on cobalamin itself, in one of its several forms, or in some unusual lineages, dependence on a cobalamin-like analog.), producing MAKEELLARLRAVILGESRVEEVEDAARVIVDAGVDLNAAIDVATEAIRAVGDRFEAGDIYLPELMIAGRKMERCMAVLRPHIEAGQGRQSRGRIVIGTVSGDIHDIGKNLVANMIAVRGFEITDLGVNVPPLTFVSAARDGGATIIALSSLMTTSLPYQQEVIEVLKEMGLRDKFYVIVGGGPVTAEFAKGIGADGWAENAASAARLCEILMTSREKPPVVKTVIV from the coding sequence ATGGCGAAAGAGGAATTGTTGGCGCGACTCAGAGCGGTGATCCTGGGAGAAAGCAGAGTGGAAGAGGTGGAGGACGCCGCCCGGGTGATCGTGGACGCGGGAGTCGACCTAAACGCTGCCATTGACGTGGCCACCGAGGCTATCCGCGCCGTCGGCGACCGGTTTGAAGCGGGTGACATCTATCTCCCAGAACTGATGATCGCGGGTAGGAAGATGGAGCGTTGCATGGCCGTCCTGCGCCCGCACATCGAGGCTGGCCAGGGCCGTCAATCGAGAGGCCGCATCGTTATTGGCACGGTTTCGGGGGACATTCACGACATCGGCAAGAACTTGGTTGCTAACATGATAGCAGTGCGGGGCTTTGAGATCACCGACCTCGGCGTCAACGTACCTCCCCTGACGTTCGTAAGCGCGGCCAGGGACGGGGGTGCGACTATTATCGCTCTGTCCAGCCTGATGACAACCTCACTTCCTTACCAGCAGGAAGTGATTGAGGTGCTGAAGGAAATGGGACTGCGGGACAAGTTCTATGTCATCGTAGGCGGTGGCCCGGTCACAGCCGAATTCGCCAAAGGGATCGGCGCAGACGGGTGGGCCGAGAACGCCGCCTCAGCAGCAAGGCTGTGCGAGATTCTGATGACCTCGAGGGAGAAGCCCCCCGTGGTCAAGACCGTCATTGTGTGA
- a CDS encoding dihydropteroate synthase → MGSVCASGLRRAPAYEKYTPGTLMCAYGVIPFGPGRPTLLVNDQMGYYYGKPEVLAELHEGRFDSLIELVRAGQAIGIQVVNIQLMEPSLNELDLVPKVTKSLYEATGCAIAVDSRDPEVVDRGLAAYPHKALCNSINGEIHVLEAMLPIVVEHGAAVSGSLVYEKGVPKTVEERLYVARRIVEAAEDHGIPREDVILDAVCLPSSAMPDSMRTTLQTLDAFHRELGISTLLGISNAGFLMPEPGLIDLAYLVAAVSWGLDVAMVNPFTPLLAEEIRAIDFLMGKDLYAREYLAYYRAHHAV, encoded by the coding sequence GTGGGTTCAGTGTGTGCCTCCGGTTTACGAAGAGCGCCAGCCTATGAGAAGTACACGCCCGGGACGCTGATGTGCGCCTACGGAGTCATCCCCTTCGGGCCAGGGCGTCCCACGCTGCTGGTCAACGACCAGATGGGGTACTACTACGGAAAGCCAGAGGTGCTGGCAGAGCTACACGAAGGGCGCTTTGACAGCCTCATTGAATTGGTCAGGGCTGGACAGGCGATCGGGATTCAAGTCGTTAATATCCAGTTGATGGAGCCCAGCCTGAACGAGTTGGATTTGGTGCCCAAAGTCACCAAGTCCCTATACGAGGCCACCGGCTGCGCCATTGCGGTGGACTCCCGCGACCCGGAAGTGGTGGACAGAGGCCTGGCCGCCTATCCGCATAAGGCGCTGTGCAATTCTATCAACGGTGAAATCCACGTCCTGGAAGCCATGCTGCCTATCGTTGTCGAACACGGCGCTGCCGTGAGCGGGTCCCTGGTGTACGAGAAGGGAGTGCCGAAGACGGTTGAGGAGCGGCTGTACGTCGCACGGCGAATCGTGGAGGCTGCGGAGGACCATGGCATCCCCCGCGAGGACGTGATTCTTGATGCTGTCTGCCTGCCATCGTCAGCCATGCCTGATTCCATGCGTACGACGCTGCAAACGCTGGACGCCTTTCACCGCGAGTTGGGCATATCCACTCTGCTGGGCATCAGCAATGCGGGGTTTCTGATGCCGGAGCCTGGGTTGATCGACCTGGCGTACTTGGTTGCCGCCGTTTCGTGGGGGTTGGATGTGGCGATGGTGAATCCGTTTACGCCGCTCCTGGCCGAGGAAATCCGGGCGATTGATTTTCTGATGGGGAAAGACCTCTATGCCAGGGAGTACCTGGCATACTATCGCGCGCATCATGCGGTGTGA
- a CDS encoding ABC transporter ATP-binding protein: MAEVRLEGLTKRFGNVTAVGDITLTLEDGRLTVLVGPSGCGKTTLLRIIAGLEEATQGSVFIGGERINDVSPWDRNIAMVFQSYALYPHMTVFENIAFPLQARKVTKSEIKQRVEQTAALLGLSALLRRKPRQLSGGQMQRVALGRAIVRKPEVFLMDEPLSNLDAKLRVEMRGELKRLQKDLGVTTIYVTHDQAEAMTMADKLVVMKDGLIQQEGEPEEVYSRPQNMFVASFIGSPSMNFIKCRYDDEKGELGAPSFRRQVSARFADALHVLGIDRLILGVRPEDLKVGKVAEEGAVPAKVYISEPMGKETLLTLEVGGSLVKAITPPQVRPRIGEEVGLSFEEEAMRLFDEKTGQAVTI, from the coding sequence ATGGCTGAAGTTCGCCTAGAAGGCTTGACCAAGAGGTTTGGGAACGTTACCGCCGTGGGCGATATAACGCTGACCCTTGAAGACGGGCGATTGACGGTGCTGGTAGGCCCGTCAGGGTGCGGCAAGACGACGCTTTTGCGGATCATTGCCGGCCTGGAGGAGGCTACTCAAGGATCGGTGTTCATCGGAGGCGAAAGGATAAACGACGTGTCTCCGTGGGACCGGAACATCGCCATGGTGTTCCAGAGTTACGCTCTTTACCCCCACATGACTGTTTTTGAAAACATCGCCTTTCCGTTGCAGGCCAGGAAGGTTACCAAAAGCGAGATCAAACAACGTGTGGAGCAGACGGCGGCGCTGCTGGGCCTTTCTGCCCTGTTGCGCCGGAAGCCGCGACAGTTGTCCGGCGGGCAGATGCAGCGTGTGGCGCTGGGCCGGGCTATCGTACGGAAGCCCGAGGTGTTCCTGATGGACGAGCCTTTGTCCAACCTAGACGCCAAGCTGCGCGTGGAAATGAGGGGCGAGCTGAAGCGTCTGCAGAAAGACCTGGGCGTCACCACCATCTACGTGACCCACGACCAGGCAGAGGCGATGACCATGGCGGACAAGTTGGTGGTGATGAAGGATGGGCTGATCCAGCAGGAAGGTGAGCCAGAGGAAGTGTATTCGCGGCCCCAAAACATGTTTGTGGCGAGTTTCATCGGAAGCCCCTCAATGAACTTTATCAAGTGCAGATACGATGACGAAAAGGGAGAACTGGGAGCACCATCATTCCGGCGCCAGGTCTCGGCGCGGTTCGCGGACGCGCTGCACGTGCTAGGTATAGACAGGCTTATCCTGGGAGTTCGCCCTGAAGACCTCAAGGTGGGAAAAGTCGCTGAGGAGGGGGCAGTGCCTGCGAAGGTCTACATATCCGAGCCGATGGGAAAGGAGACACTGCTGACTCTGGAGGTTGGAGGAAGCCTGGTGAAGGCGATCACGCCGCCGCAGGTGCGCCCTCGGATTGGCGAGGAGGTGGGGCTGAGTTTCGAGGAGGAAGCGATGCGCTTGTTTGATGAGAAGACTGGACAGGCAGTCACAATCTGA
- a CDS encoding carbohydrate ABC transporter permease — translation MKRGISYRYRKQSNCMMYVVVTVLIAVFCLTPLYYSLSTSLKPRGAEYMLPLELWPSKPTLQAYRAVLGVIDVAELESSSLSGMVLPAEQAKVVKSLNFLTPLRNSLIVSFSVAVFSLLISSLSAYAIARLRFKYKIQSLLFLQLGAMIPIAVTIAPTFMLMQSLGLLRTLLAMIIPNIFYNVPIATWLLACYFAELPFELEDAAKMDGYKPLKIYWRVILPLAAPGLFSAGVFAFLGSWGEFMLASAVTMGIPSVQTVPAAMLNFSVQFRYEWTWISAAIILSVVLVAFITFVFQRWVIRGLTAGAVKY, via the coding sequence ATGAAGAGAGGAATAAGTTATCGTTACAGAAAGCAATCCAATTGTATGATGTATGTGGTGGTCACGGTCCTTATCGCCGTCTTTTGCCTGACGCCACTGTACTACAGTCTCAGCACCTCCCTTAAGCCGAGGGGGGCAGAGTACATGCTCCCCCTTGAGCTATGGCCTTCTAAACCCACATTGCAGGCTTACCGGGCCGTATTGGGTGTCATTGACGTTGCCGAACTGGAAAGTTCAAGCCTGAGCGGCATGGTGCTCCCTGCTGAACAGGCCAAGGTGGTCAAGAGTCTTAATTTTCTGACCCCCCTGCGCAATAGTCTCATCGTCTCGTTTTCCGTTGCGGTCTTTAGCCTTTTGATCTCTTCGCTATCAGCCTATGCCATCGCCCGCCTTCGGTTCAAGTACAAGATACAGTCTCTGCTCTTTTTGCAGTTAGGGGCGATGATTCCCATCGCGGTAACCATTGCCCCGACCTTTATGCTCATGCAGTCGCTGGGGCTCTTGCGCACGCTCCTGGCGATGATCATCCCGAACATCTTCTACAACGTGCCCATAGCTACGTGGCTGCTCGCCTGCTATTTCGCTGAACTGCCCTTTGAACTGGAGGACGCTGCGAAGATGGATGGCTACAAGCCCCTCAAGATTTACTGGCGAGTGATCTTGCCCCTGGCGGCGCCAGGACTGTTCTCGGCCGGGGTTTTTGCCTTCCTCGGCTCCTGGGGTGAGTTTATGCTCGCCTCTGCGGTCACAATGGGCATTCCATCAGTGCAAACTGTTCCTGCGGCCATGCTGAATTTCTCTGTGCAGTTCCGCTACGAGTGGACCTGGATATCGGCGGCCATCATTTTATCCGTGGTCCTTGTAGCGTTCATCACCTTCGTGTTCCAGAGATGGGTGATCAGAGGCTTGACAGCGGGTGCTGTCAAGTACTGA
- a CDS encoding sugar ABC transporter permease, protein MRIRLREPEIAFLFLLPAFIGVIVFYYYQIVQTGIYSLYNLQYTADWRQQPFVWLRNYWVVFHSTYFWQSMYFTLYFTIMATGLELCVGLAMAMATFWVPRGLGGILRAIIVMPWVIPPIINAMIWRWLFHPDVGLFGYVLTRMGIVSKPPLFLTDPLLAMHSLIFADVWKNASIMAIFLLGGLAAIPQDVYDAAKVDGARAWFRFWRVTLPLLLPTILVALLFRGIDALRTFDLVYGLTGGGPGTATETLSSFAYKYYFTYGKFGLGSAYAIVVFAIIIGLALFYLSRIRQNLRFKE, encoded by the coding sequence ATGAGGATAAGACTGCGCGAGCCAGAAATTGCCTTCCTTTTCCTCCTCCCAGCCTTCATCGGCGTGATCGTCTTTTACTACTATCAGATCGTCCAGACAGGGATTTACAGTCTCTATAATTTGCAATACACAGCGGATTGGAGGCAGCAGCCTTTTGTGTGGCTGCGCAACTACTGGGTCGTATTCCACAGTACTTATTTCTGGCAGTCCATGTACTTTACCCTGTATTTCACAATCATGGCCACGGGCCTTGAACTCTGTGTGGGACTGGCGATGGCCATGGCTACCTTCTGGGTTCCGCGTGGGCTCGGAGGCATCTTGCGGGCGATCATCGTGATGCCTTGGGTCATACCTCCGATCATCAATGCAATGATATGGAGATGGTTGTTTCACCCGGACGTGGGGTTGTTTGGCTACGTCTTAACCAGAATGGGCATCGTCAGCAAGCCCCCTCTGTTCTTAACAGATCCGTTGTTGGCGATGCACAGCCTTATCTTCGCGGACGTATGGAAGAACGCCTCCATTATGGCCATCTTCCTACTTGGGGGACTGGCGGCAATTCCCCAAGACGTCTATGATGCCGCAAAAGTGGATGGGGCCCGGGCATGGTTTCGGTTCTGGAGGGTGACACTACCCTTGCTCCTCCCCACGATACTGGTAGCGCTTCTGTTCCGGGGAATAGATGCCCTGCGCACCTTTGACCTCGTCTACGGCTTGACGGGTGGGGGGCCTGGAACTGCAACAGAAACGCTCAGTTCCTTCGCCTATAAATACTACTTCACTTACGGGAAGTTCGGGCTGGGATCTGCCTACGCTATCGTTGTTTTCGCCATCATTATCGGGCTCGCCCTCTTTTACCTGTCTAGGATTCGCCAGAATCTGAGGTTCAAGGAATGA
- a CDS encoding ABC transporter substrate-binding protein: MMFRKEKWLVVLTLLVALSTLAACAPAPPAATPTPQVIEKKETVVVKETVPVPVTVLVPKRTVTIAYNNYFNMTFGPAAPPIDAIKKAVAAKYPDINVELLVTSTEARTWHDMYVTWFMAKDPTVDILGVGGYWTAEFGEAGWLEPLNDGVPPDVDSKILSKLIPAYLEAHTYKGKLLGLGPWWGGIGGLYYRKDLLEKYGFKPPETYDDVVKICKAILPKEPGMTGWTWSGKKDVALVNRWFEYLYGFGGKYLDDKGKCAMNSPQALAALEYMVNLIKDGISPAEVASWKEEDSMVRFVSGQAIFHTGRQDMLFWLDDPKKSKIGGKWDFIPNPAQPGGRHSGTYEGWAFSISKFSDSKDAALKVLEIMFDFPVQKDFNLSQGPVQAHMDVYKDADVIKNNPHMPLIEAVAKTALAPLSNPHYPEIADILMEEIHGALTGLKAPKAALNDACSRIDLVTSK; encoded by the coding sequence ATGATGTTCCGAAAAGAAAAATGGTTGGTAGTCCTTACCCTGTTGGTGGCGCTTTCCACGCTGGCCGCTTGCGCTCCTGCTCCCCCTGCTGCCACACCTACACCGCAGGTGATCGAGAAGAAGGAAACGGTAGTGGTCAAGGAGACCGTCCCGGTCCCCGTAACTGTGTTAGTCCCGAAGAGGACTGTCACCATCGCCTACAACAACTACTTCAACATGACCTTTGGGCCCGCAGCCCCTCCCATAGACGCCATCAAGAAAGCCGTGGCAGCAAAATACCCCGACATCAACGTGGAACTGCTCGTCACGTCCACCGAGGCGAGAACCTGGCATGACATGTACGTCACCTGGTTTATGGCCAAAGATCCGACCGTGGACATCCTCGGCGTCGGCGGGTACTGGACTGCGGAGTTCGGCGAGGCGGGATGGCTTGAGCCGCTGAACGACGGGGTTCCGCCGGATGTGGACTCCAAGATTCTGAGCAAGTTGATTCCGGCCTACCTGGAGGCGCACACCTACAAGGGGAAACTGCTGGGCCTTGGCCCGTGGTGGGGAGGCATCGGCGGGTTGTACTACCGCAAAGACTTGCTGGAGAAGTATGGATTCAAGCCACCTGAGACGTATGATGATGTCGTCAAGATCTGTAAGGCCATCTTGCCGAAGGAACCAGGTATGACCGGCTGGACATGGTCTGGTAAGAAGGACGTGGCGCTGGTCAACCGCTGGTTTGAATACCTCTACGGCTTTGGCGGGAAGTACTTAGATGACAAGGGCAAATGCGCCATGAACTCTCCGCAGGCCCTGGCCGCATTGGAGTACATGGTCAACCTCATCAAGGACGGCATCTCACCCGCGGAAGTCGCATCGTGGAAAGAAGAGGATTCCATGGTGCGCTTTGTCAGTGGACAGGCCATCTTCCACACAGGGCGGCAGGATATGTTGTTCTGGCTCGACGACCCGAAGAAGTCCAAGATTGGGGGGAAGTGGGACTTCATACCCAATCCGGCTCAACCTGGTGGAAGGCACTCAGGCACATACGAGGGCTGGGCATTCAGCATCAGCAAATTCTCCGACAGCAAGGACGCGGCCCTGAAAGTCCTGGAGATCATGTTTGACTTCCCTGTTCAGAAGGACTTTAACCTCTCCCAAGGGCCGGTACAAGCCCACATGGATGTGTACAAGGATGCGGATGTGATCAAGAACAACCCGCACATGCCGCTCATAGAGGCGGTGGCGAAGACGGCACTGGCTCCGCTCTCCAACCCTCACTATCCGGAGATTGCTGATATCCTCATGGAAGAAATCCATGGGGCGCTCACCGGCCTAAAGGCGCCAAAGGCTGCTCTTAACGACGCCTGCTCCAGGATTGACCTTGTCACAAGCAAGTGA
- a CDS encoding branched-chain amino acid transaminase, protein MTIYVYFEGRFVPLSEAKVGIMTHALHYGTGCFEGIRAYWNADEEQLYLFRMREHYERMVRSTKVLKIKLPLSVEELCDITVELVRRNGYREDVYIRPLAYKSTQEVGVRLHGLDDGFAIYTTPFGPYLEPEGIRCRTSSWRRVSDAAIPARAKITGLYVNSALAKSEAVEEGYDEAIMLTENGHVSEGSAENLFIVSNGRLITPPLSDDILEGITRDTIIELSREEYGIVTIERSIDRSELYTANECFLCGTGAEISPVREIDRRPIGSGRVGSLTRKLQSLYSDIVHGRHPKYRHWCSPVYQKVTA, encoded by the coding sequence ATGACAATCTATGTCTATTTTGAGGGTCGCTTCGTTCCCTTGAGCGAGGCCAAGGTGGGAATCATGACCCATGCCCTTCACTACGGAACAGGTTGCTTTGAGGGGATACGCGCCTACTGGAATGCCGATGAGGAACAGCTCTACCTCTTCCGTATGCGGGAACACTATGAGCGCATGGTTAGGTCGACTAAGGTCCTGAAAATTAAGCTGCCTCTGAGTGTAGAGGAGCTATGTGATATCACTGTGGAACTTGTTCGTCGGAATGGCTACCGGGAGGATGTCTATATTCGCCCCCTGGCTTACAAGAGTACACAGGAGGTAGGCGTCCGTTTGCACGGACTGGACGATGGCTTTGCCATCTATACTACCCCCTTTGGACCCTATCTCGAGCCTGAGGGCATCCGCTGCCGGACCTCCTCTTGGCGACGCGTCAGCGATGCAGCTATCCCGGCGCGGGCAAAGATCACCGGGCTCTACGTCAACTCCGCTTTGGCCAAGAGCGAGGCGGTGGAGGAGGGCTACGACGAGGCCATAATGTTGACCGAGAATGGGCACGTTTCTGAGGGGAGTGCTGAGAATCTTTTTATCGTCTCCAATGGGCGCTTGATCACGCCACCCCTCTCTGACGATATCCTTGAAGGTATTACCCGTGATACGATCATCGAGCTCAGTCGTGAGGAGTACGGTATCGTTACCATTGAGCGCTCCATCGATCGCAGTGAGCTCTACACGGCCAATGAATGCTTCCTTTGTGGAACCGGTGCCGAAATCTCCCCCGTGAGAGAGATCGATCGACGACCGATCGGCAGCGGTCGGGTGGGTTCGCTCACTAGAAAGTTGCAATCGCTTTACTCCGATATCGTCCATGGTCGCCATCCGAAGTATCGTCACTGGTGTAGCCCCGTTTACCAGAAGGTGACGGCCTAG
- a CDS encoding PH domain-containing protein yields the protein MEAKEDLRAPVLEGAIWRPSLLKGGLLLFGSILLILASGAFLALLLLTNPVSLLSFFLGLGIISFFALLILHAYWLYGLVSLRYTLGEDALTISWMKQREVIPLASVVAVVPGDSLRLLARPIHWPGYHVAHLPLDLEDKQRGLLPENLKATAFYATSLNLRAMVLVATTSRYYVLTPQDRNGFLNKIRAALVRTGRKASSAAVHPLTIRPSFYGLPFWTDQVVLIILGIAVLLNAFLFAYVTFKYPTLPPLLPLHYNSLGEVDIIGRRVEVFRMPAIGAAVLLADALLGLLLHAKERLAAYLLLSTAVLVQLLFAVAIVTIVY from the coding sequence ATGGAAGCGAAGGAAGATTTAAGGGCGCCCGTCCTAGAGGGTGCCATCTGGCGCCCTTCCTTGCTTAAAGGAGGGCTGCTTCTCTTCGGGTCGATACTGCTCATCCTGGCCAGTGGTGCTTTCCTGGCCCTCCTTTTGTTGACCAATCCTGTCAGCCTGCTCTCTTTTTTTCTCGGACTAGGAATCATCAGCTTCTTTGCTCTCCTCATCCTGCACGCTTATTGGTTGTATGGCCTCGTGAGCCTGAGGTACACCTTAGGGGAGGATGCCCTGACCATCAGTTGGATGAAACAGCGTGAGGTGATCCCACTTGCCAGCGTCGTAGCAGTGGTCCCTGGAGATTCGCTGCGGTTACTGGCACGCCCCATTCACTGGCCTGGTTACCACGTGGCCCATCTCCCCTTAGATCTGGAGGACAAGCAGCGCGGACTTCTCCCCGAGAACCTTAAGGCTACGGCTTTTTATGCTACTTCTCTTAATCTAAGGGCGATGGTCTTAGTAGCGACCACTAGCCGTTATTATGTCCTCACCCCCCAGGATAGGAATGGCTTTCTGAACAAGATTAGAGCGGCCCTGGTCAGAACCGGTCGAAAGGCGTCTTCTGCCGCAGTCCATCCGCTGACCATTCGGCCGTCCTTTTATGGGCTGCCCTTTTGGACCGATCAGGTGGTCTTAATCATCCTGGGCATAGCGGTCTTGCTGAATGCCTTTCTCTTCGCCTATGTCACCTTCAAGTATCCAACACTCCCCCCACTTCTGCCCCTGCATTACAACTCCCTTGGCGAGGTGGACATCATTGGGAGACGGGTGGAGGTCTTTCGGATGCCAGCCATAGGGGCAGCTGTTCTCCTGGCCGATGCTCTCTTAGGGCTGCTCCTCCATGCCAAGGAGAGATTAGCAGCCTATTTATTGCTTAGCACGGCTGTCCTTGTCCAATTGCTCTTCGCCGTAGCCATCGTAACCATCGTCTATTAA
- a CDS encoding flavodoxin family protein codes for MKVLGLAGSPRVGGNTALLLEQALAGAAEQGAAVEKIFLNRLKIRPCQHCDGCLSSGQCVVKDDMLKLHQQLRELDRLILASPIFFLGVTAQTKAMIDRCQALWVLKYRLKLKVATHSNERKGLFISTAGFKRPDIFEPAIRTVKAWFKSIDVVYADELLFNGIDEKGDITHHPTALHEAFLAGQRLVADP; via the coding sequence ATGAAAGTACTTGGACTGGCAGGAAGCCCTAGAGTAGGGGGCAACACCGCTCTCCTTTTGGAGCAAGCCCTAGCGGGGGCTGCCGAACAGGGAGCAGCCGTCGAGAAGATCTTTCTTAATAGATTGAAAATTCGCCCTTGTCAACACTGCGATGGCTGCTTGTCCTCCGGTCAATGCGTCGTCAAGGACGATATGCTGAAGCTCCACCAGCAGCTACGGGAACTGGATCGTTTAATCCTGGCCTCACCCATCTTCTTCCTGGGCGTGACTGCTCAAACTAAGGCGATGATCGACCGTTGCCAGGCTTTGTGGGTTCTCAAGTATCGCCTGAAGCTCAAGGTAGCTACTCACTCCAATGAGCGCAAGGGGCTATTCATCAGCACGGCCGGCTTCAAACGGCCAGATATCTTCGAGCCAGCCATTCGCACGGTCAAGGCCTGGTTCAAAAGCATCGATGTCGTCTATGCTGACGAGCTCCTGTTCAACGGCATAGACGAAAAGGGGGATATAACCCACCATCCAACCGCTCTGCACGAGGCCTTCCTGGCCGGCCAGAGGCTGGTCGCCGATCCTTAA